The genome window GTTCTGCTTTGAAATAAAAGTAAAAAATGTTGTTCAAAAAAATCATCCTGATAAATTCTAAAGCAACCCGAGCGCAATTCCATTTTCATCATTATGAGTGCCGCCCGGCATGGGCAATTACCACGAAGATGCCGTAGCCCAGGCTTCCAGCCTGCATGCAGACAAGATCTCTGCGCTACATTTTCATCGTGATGGGTGTGCAAACGTACATGACAATTACTCTGGAAAAACTATCCCGGGCCTGCGGCAGGGCAGGCACGACCGCGAAGTTTTTTGCAGCGCAAGCTTCCTGCTTGCCTTCGTTTGCAGGCTGGAAGCCTGCGTTACGTTTGTCCTGATTAGAAAAAATTGAGACCGGGACTCTCTGTCCGAGAATCCCGGCCTGGCTGTGTGTGGGAGAGGAAGAGCTTCTTGCATCAAAAAAATTTCTCTCATCCCACACGTTGTTCAATTAGGCTTTTCTTTGCTGCCTCTCCACACACTTAAAAAGCCGGACGCGGCGCGGGTTTTTGCATTCTGGTTTTGAGCCATTGCGCAAAAACCAGCGGAAAGAAAACCGCATCATCGACGAGGTAACGCTTCCAATAACGGCCCGGATTTTCAACGATGCGATACAACCATTCCAGGCCGGCGCGCTGCATCCAGCGCGGCGCGCGCGCGGTGAAGCCCGCCACGTATTCAAACGAGGCGCCGATGCCGATGCTCACCGGCACGTGCAGTTTGTGCTTATGGCGATGAATCCATTTCTCCTGCTTGGGCGCGCCCAGGCCGACGAAAAGAATGTCGGGCCGCGCTTCGCGAATCATCGCTTCGATTTTTTTGTTCTCCATAAAAGAATTGAAAAAATCGAACGGCGGCGAATAGGTGCCGGCGACTTGCAAAGCCGGATGGCGCTGTTTCAATTTTTCGGCGGCAGCGGCGGCAACCCCGGGCGCCGCGCCGAGAAAAAAGACGCGATAGCCGCGCTGCGCCGCGCGGGCACACAACGCTTCAAAGAGATCGGTGCCGTTGACGCGCTCGACCAGCGGCGTGCCCAAAAATTTTGCGGCCCACAACAACGGCACGCCGTCCGGCACCGACAAATCCGCTTCTTCATAAATACGCTTGAACTCCTTGTCCTTGCGCGCTTTGATCAGATGATCGACGTTGGGCGTGATCACCAGACGGGGCTTGCGCTCCACAATAAATTTTTCCACTCTTGCAACCGTATCCGTCAGGCTGACCCGGTCTACATTGACACCAAGAATTTTAACTCGCATGATCTCACGCTCACTCGGTTAAAAACCATTACTCGTCATCAAGTTGACAATTTTCACGTGCGGGAGGCATTGGCTAACGCCATGGTATCGCTGTATCCATTTGCCTCTATCGTAAACCACCGTTTCCAGGGCATGAACATCTGCTTCAATCGCGCCAGTTGATCGGCGCGCAAAAACTTGACGAACTGGGGGTCGTTGATTCGCGGCTCACGGCGGACGAGCGCCAACAGATAGCCCAACCCGATCGACAAGCCGATCAGGCCATAAGGCTTTTCGGTCATGCGATACAGGCAGCGCGCCACAACGAAAAGCGGGTGCGAGTTGTAATAATATTCGCCCATGCCGGTTTTCATTTTGCCCCAGACGATGCCCTTTGCCGCGCCCATTTGGCGCAAATGAATGACTTTCAATTCGGGATAATTCGCCGTTTCCCAGCCGCGCATGCGGCTGCGATACACATCGATCGTATCCCAACCGAGATGCGGCTCCAAACCGCCGATGTCTTCGAGACAAGCCCGGCGATACAATTTGATCGGGCCGACCACGAAATTGCGCGCAACTTTTTCTTGCACGAGCTTGCCGTCGGCCTTTTGCAAATACGTCACACCGCTCGCCATGCCCAAGCGCGGACGCCGCGCAAATTCCCGCAGCAGCGTTGAAAAATAATCAGCCTCAAATTCCAAATCGCCGTCCATTTTACAAATGAAGTCCGGCGTTTTATACGTGAGCCGTTCATAGCCCGCATAGAAAGCTTCGACCACGCCCTGCCCGGGCTGGCGGAAGCCGCGATCCTGCCGGCGAATAACTTGAATCCACCGATGTTGGGCGGCGGCAGCCTCGGCAATTTGAGCCGTATTGTCGGTCGAGCCGTCGTCAACGATAACCCATTCCATGGGTCGGTGCTCCTGCTTCACCACTGAAGCAATCGTGCGCGACAAATATTTCGCTTCGTTGCGCACCGGCGAGATGATTGAATATGTGCCTGACATGTTTTCTCCTTCGTTACGCAAATTGCAGCGTCAGCGTCCCGGCAAAAACTTTTCTCCGCCACGCAGAAACACGCCCGCTCAACGAAGCCGAGTCAAATAAATCGGTTTCGCTGGAGTTGCGGCCGTCCTCGTTTCCGGCAACCTGCCGCAGAATGTTTTGCAGCAATTTTTCGGTGTTGGCGGCGAGGTCGTGATAAATTTCAATGTGCCGCCGGCCTTCCGCCGCCAATTCTTGGCGCAGCTTTTCGTCCACGATCAAGCGGCAGATGGCTTGCGCCAGGGCTTCATGATTTGCCGGCGGGACCAGCAACCCGGTCTGCTCGTGTTGAACCAATTCGGGAATTCCGGAGAGGTTGGTGGAAATCACCGGCACTTGCATGGCCATGGCTTCCATCAGCGTCGTCGGAATGCCGTCGCGATCGCCGCCGGAATCGAGCACGCACGGCATCACGAAGAGGTCGGCGCGCTGCAAAAATTTTTTCACCTCTGTTTGCGCGCCGAGCAAATTGACTTTGTCTTGCAGATTGCCCGCTGCGATCGCGGCCTGCAATGCCGCGCGTTCCGGGCCTTCGCCAACGATCCAGCAGCGAAAATTGATGCCGCGCAGCGCAAGAATTTCGCAGGCGCGAATGAGATGAATAAAACCTTTTTTCGGCACCAGACGGCCAATCGCCAGAATCAGCGGCGATTCTTCGCGCGTTTCGGTCGAGTGGCGCGGGCGAAAATGCGCCAAATCCACGGCGACGCGCTGCACGCGCAGCTTCGCCGCATTCTCCACGGGAAAATTTTCAATGATATAATCCCGATTGCAGGACGAAATCGTCAGCGGCAATTGGGCGGCGGCAATTTTCACTTCGAGCATCAGCGGGTCGGAATAAATATCCTGCGCGTGGCTGGTGAATCCGAAGGGAATTCCGCTCACGGCGCTGGCGGCCATCGCCACGCTGGACGGGCCGTTGGCAAAATGCGCGTGAATGTATTCGACGCCGCGCTGCTTGCAGAGATGCGCCAGATAAACACCTTCGAGAAAATGCAGCACGAAGCGTTTTTTGCCGCTAAAGCCGCGCGGCGCACGTTGCCAAAACAATTTGAGGGCGTCAAAGAACTCGGCCGGACGTGTGGTGGCAAATTTCAACATGCCGGCGAAAAACTGCGCCGGATGTGGCGGCCATAAATAGGTGGTCTCTTTCAAAAAATGTTCCGCATCCGGCGGCAGTGGCTCTTGCATCGGCCGATGAATCGAGAAGCAAAGCACCTCCGCGCCCTGCCGGCGCAATTCATTGACCTCGCGAAATACAAAGGTCTCGGATAATTTTGGAAAGCGGCTGACAATATATGCCATTCGAATCATGATATTTCCCTCTCACTGTTTTGCAACTGCGATAACTTTAAGCAAGCACAATGCCAAAAAATTTTCTGCCACTGTCCGGC of candidate division KSB1 bacterium contains these proteins:
- a CDS encoding WecB/TagA/CpsF family glycosyltransferase encodes the protein MRVKILGVNVDRVSLTDTVARVEKFIVERKPRLVITPNVDHLIKARKDKEFKRIYEEADLSVPDGVPLLWAAKFLGTPLVERVNGTDLFEALCARAAQRGYRVFFLGAAPGVAAAAAEKLKQRHPALQVAGTYSPPFDFFNSFMENKKIEAMIREARPDILFVGLGAPKQEKWIHRHKHKLHVPVSIGIGASFEYVAGFTARAPRWMQRAGLEWLYRIVENPGRYWKRYLVDDAVFFPLVFAQWLKTRMQKPAPRPAF
- a CDS encoding glycosyltransferase family 2 protein; the encoded protein is MSGTYSIISPVRNEAKYLSRTIASVVKQEHRPMEWVIVDDGSTDNTAQIAEAAAAQHRWIQVIRRQDRGFRQPGQGVVEAFYAGYERLTYKTPDFICKMDGDLEFEADYFSTLLREFARRPRLGMASGVTYLQKADGKLVQEKVARNFVVGPIKLYRRACLEDIGGLEPHLGWDTIDVYRSRMRGWETANYPELKVIHLRQMGAAKGIVWGKMKTGMGEYYYNSHPLFVVARCLYRMTEKPYGLIGLSIGLGYLLALVRREPRINDPQFVKFLRADQLARLKQMFMPWKRWFTIEANGYSDTMALANASRT
- a CDS encoding glycosyltransferase family 4 protein gives rise to the protein MIRMAYIVSRFPKLSETFVFREVNELRRQGAEVLCFSIHRPMQEPLPPDAEHFLKETTYLWPPHPAQFFAGMLKFATTRPAEFFDALKLFWQRAPRGFSGKKRFVLHFLEGVYLAHLCKQRGVEYIHAHFANGPSSVAMAASAVSGIPFGFTSHAQDIYSDPLMLEVKIAAAQLPLTISSCNRDYIIENFPVENAAKLRVQRVAVDLAHFRPRHSTETREESPLILAIGRLVPKKGFIHLIRACEILALRGINFRCWIVGEGPERAALQAAIAAGNLQDKVNLLGAQTEVKKFLQRADLFVMPCVLDSGGDRDGIPTTLMEAMAMQVPVISTNLSGIPELVQHEQTGLLVPPANHEALAQAICRLIVDEKLRQELAAEGRRHIEIYHDLAANTEKLLQNILRQVAGNEDGRNSSETDLFDSASLSGRVSAWRRKVFAGTLTLQFA